A DNA window from Thermosynechococcaceae cyanobacterium Okahandja contains the following coding sequences:
- a CDS encoding DegT/DnrJ/EryC1/StrS family aminotransferase: MSTISFLDLGAAYYELKTEIDGAIERVLSSGWYILGSEVEAFEAEWATYCGAKYAIGVGNGLDALILALKAMGVSQNDEVIVPSNTYIATWLAVSQCGAIPVPVEPDPRTYNINPEVIRKAITPRTKVILPVHLYGQPADLEPILSIARDYNLWVLEDAAQAHGAKYQGQRIGAHGDAVAWSFYPSKNLGALGDAGAVTTNNPDLADKIQILRNYGSRLKYVNEVKGVNSRLDPLQAAVLRVKLKHLNEWNQRRRKIAQLYLTELQSASLVLPFVSEKAEPVWHLFVIQASNRDWLQQKLEEANIHTLIHYPIPPHCQNAYRDLKYTKGSFPVAEKLANKMLSLPIGPHLKPDEALHVAYTLKKLNVRAKE, translated from the coding sequence ATGTCAACTATCTCTTTCCTTGATCTCGGTGCAGCCTACTATGAACTTAAAACTGAGATTGATGGTGCCATTGAACGGGTGCTGTCATCTGGCTGGTACATTCTCGGATCTGAAGTTGAAGCTTTTGAGGCTGAATGGGCTACCTACTGTGGTGCAAAGTATGCCATTGGCGTTGGCAATGGTCTAGATGCTCTCATATTGGCTCTGAAGGCAATGGGAGTGAGTCAGAACGATGAAGTAATTGTCCCTAGTAATACCTACATTGCAACATGGCTAGCTGTGAGTCAGTGCGGTGCCATTCCAGTTCCAGTTGAACCAGACCCAAGAACGTACAATATCAACCCCGAAGTCATAAGGAAAGCAATTACTCCCCGCACTAAAGTCATTCTTCCAGTACATCTTTATGGTCAACCTGCTGATCTTGAGCCTATTCTCAGTATTGCTCGTGATTATAATCTATGGGTCTTAGAAGATGCTGCTCAGGCTCATGGAGCCAAGTATCAAGGTCAACGGATTGGTGCACACGGTGATGCCGTGGCTTGGAGTTTTTATCCCAGCAAGAACCTTGGTGCATTGGGTGATGCTGGAGCCGTCACAACTAACAACCCTGATCTAGCGGACAAAATTCAAATCTTGCGTAATTATGGATCTCGACTCAAGTATGTTAATGAAGTGAAAGGAGTCAATAGTCGCCTTGACCCTTTACAAGCTGCTGTTCTTCGGGTGAAGCTGAAGCACCTAAATGAATGGAACCAACGACGGCGGAAAATTGCTCAACTTTACCTGACAGAGTTACAATCAGCAAGTTTAGTTTTACCTTTCGTTTCTGAAAAGGCAGAGCCAGTGTGGCACCTTTTTGTCATCCAAGCTTCAAATCGTGACTGGCTGCAACAAAAACTTGAGGAAGCAAACATTCATACCCTAATTCACTACCCTATTCCTCCTCATTGCCAAAATGCTTATCGTGATTTAAAGTACACCAAAGGTTCATTTCCCGTAGCTGAGAAACTAGCAAATAAAATGCTTAGTTTGCCAATTGGTCCTCATCTTAAACCTGATGAAGCACTTCATGTTGCCTATACACTTAAAAAACTAAACGTGAGAGCAAAAGAGTGA